From Bifidobacterium sp. ESL0790, one genomic window encodes:
- a CDS encoding IclR family transcriptional regulator codes for MTGDIAPDEEIHSGVGVLDKTVKILEALESGPSTLGQLVAATGLARPTAHRLAIALERHRFVLRDQHGRFVLGSRFAELAAAAGEDRLLTAAGPILQTLLDRTGESAQIYRRQGEQRVCIAAVERASGLHDSIPVGAMLSMHAGSAAQILVAWEDPERLHQGLRHSKFTTSTLASVRRRGWADSVNEREEGVCSVSAPIRNASGQVIAAISISGPSGRMGPTPGRRYAPFVMAGGKYLTNALLKASAGR; via the coding sequence ATCACCGGCGACATCGCGCCTGATGAGGAGATTCATTCCGGCGTCGGCGTCCTCGATAAGACCGTCAAGATTCTCGAGGCCCTGGAAAGCGGGCCTTCCACGCTCGGCCAGCTCGTGGCCGCCACGGGGCTCGCGCGTCCGACCGCGCACCGCCTGGCCATCGCCTTGGAGCGTCATCGTTTCGTCTTGCGCGACCAGCATGGCCGCTTCGTGCTTGGCTCCAGATTCGCCGAACTCGCGGCTGCGGCTGGAGAAGACCGCTTGTTGACCGCCGCCGGCCCAATCCTGCAGACCTTGCTCGACCGCACCGGCGAATCCGCCCAGATCTATCGCAGGCAGGGCGAGCAGCGCGTCTGCATCGCCGCCGTGGAGCGGGCCAGCGGGCTGCACGACTCCATCCCCGTGGGCGCCATGCTCTCCATGCACGCGGGCAGCGCCGCGCAGATCCTCGTGGCCTGGGAAGACCCGGAACGCCTGCACCAAGGCCTGCGCCACTCGAAATTCACGACTTCGACATTGGCCTCCGTGCGCCGTCGCGGCTGGGCCGATTCGGTCAACGAGCGCGAGGAGGGCGTCTGCTCGGTCTCCGCACCGATTCGCAACGCCTCCGGCCAAGTCATCGCGGCCATCTCCATCTCCGGCCCCTCCGGGCGCATGGGCCCCACCCCGGGCCGTCGTTACGCGCCGTTCGTGATGGCCGGCGGCAAATACCTCACCAACGCGCTGCTCAAGGCCAGCGCCGGACGGTAG
- the leuD gene encoding 3-isopropylmalate dehydratase small subunit, producing the protein MEKLTVVTGVGVPLRRSNVDTDQIIPAVFLKRVTKTGFEDALFYAWRRDPDFVLNKPEYAKGQILVAGPDFGIGSSREHAVWALKDYGFKVVISPRFADIFYGNTAKNGVLAAIMPQESVELLWKLLEEEPGRSMTVDLKERTVTCGDVTLPFEVNDYTRWRLMNGYDDIDLTLQHEDDIAAYEKMRAQRFPFKPKTLPAKHAPEEPVSSAPEVDDSSWAGPIKA; encoded by the coding sequence ATGGAGAAACTTACTGTGGTGACCGGCGTGGGCGTGCCGCTTCGCCGATCGAACGTCGATACCGACCAGATCATCCCGGCCGTCTTTTTGAAGCGCGTGACCAAGACCGGTTTCGAGGACGCGCTGTTCTACGCGTGGCGCCGCGACCCTGATTTCGTGCTCAACAAGCCCGAGTATGCCAAGGGGCAGATTCTCGTGGCCGGGCCCGATTTCGGCATCGGCTCCTCGCGTGAGCACGCCGTGTGGGCGCTCAAGGATTATGGTTTCAAAGTGGTCATCAGCCCGCGCTTCGCCGACATCTTCTATGGCAACACCGCCAAGAACGGCGTGCTGGCCGCGATCATGCCGCAGGAGAGCGTCGAGCTGCTCTGGAAGCTGCTTGAGGAGGAGCCCGGCCGTTCGATGACCGTCGACTTGAAGGAGCGCACGGTGACCTGCGGCGACGTGACGCTGCCTTTCGAGGTCAACGATTACACGCGTTGGCGCCTGATGAACGGCTACGACGACATCGACCTGACGCTGCAGCACGAGGACGACATCGCCGCCTACGAGAAGATGCGCGCCCAGCGCTTCCCGTTCAAGCCCAAGACGCTGCCGGCCAAGCACGCCCCCGAGGAGCCGGTCAGCTCCGCGCCTGAAGTGGACGATTCGAGCTGGGCAGGACCGATAAAGGCATAG
- a CDS encoding metallophosphoesterase gives MTDHSRVSKNSSRPRIQPAQSWDTRPVSVSARLGRLQFHDSGKFRVLVAADIQDGPKINGDTIKLLAASLDAVRPDLVIFTGNQIAGYDKAYDQTFRKRTWTPQKWSIGSQATSRRDERLEHTRDLVRQSIGQFVAPLNERNIPWAVTYGNHDFQCGLSNAELDAIYREFPGCLNPEPAVAHSNAPRKQPGSGLPDQPIYDCEPGTFALTVCDVERSHTVLGLVICNSGDYGKLGGYGAPTPAALEFLKTMPKTIGAKSMVFQHIPVPQYYDLLKEVPATAAHAVEGYRTFAGHNYVIDESKTLPGSFLGEGVSCPDTDTGEFGILKASDGYFALLAAHDHRNRFVGTHDGLTLLATPTCGFGSYGPAPAQRATRLVEFDIRHPYNPRTQLLEYGELVGKPGSHKAYTYALNGAPDAAEEGTNLLRRPKLIAQLLRKMHLKK, from the coding sequence ATGACTGATCATTCACGCGTAAGCAAGAACTCCTCGCGTCCACGCATCCAGCCGGCGCAATCCTGGGACACGCGCCCGGTCTCCGTCTCCGCGCGTCTGGGCCGTCTGCAATTCCATGATTCCGGCAAGTTCCGTGTGCTCGTCGCCGCCGACATCCAGGACGGCCCGAAGATCAACGGCGACACCATCAAGCTCCTCGCCGCCTCGCTCGACGCCGTGCGCCCCGACCTCGTCATCTTCACCGGCAACCAGATCGCCGGCTATGACAAGGCCTACGACCAGACCTTCCGCAAGCGCACCTGGACCCCGCAGAAGTGGTCCATTGGCTCGCAGGCCACCAGCCGCCGCGACGAGCGTCTGGAGCACACCCGTGATCTGGTGCGCCAGTCCATCGGCCAGTTCGTCGCCCCGCTCAACGAGCGCAACATCCCGTGGGCAGTGACCTACGGCAACCACGACTTCCAGTGCGGCCTGAGCAACGCTGAGCTCGACGCGATCTACCGCGAGTTCCCCGGCTGCCTCAACCCCGAACCCGCCGTCGCCCACTCCAACGCCCCGCGCAAGCAGCCCGGCAGCGGCCTGCCCGACCAGCCCATCTACGATTGCGAGCCTGGCACCTTCGCGCTGACGGTCTGCGACGTGGAGCGCAGCCACACGGTGCTCGGCCTGGTCATCTGCAATTCCGGCGATTACGGCAAGCTCGGCGGCTACGGCGCCCCCACGCCCGCCGCGCTCGAGTTCCTCAAGACGATGCCGAAGACCATCGGCGCGAAATCCATGGTCTTCCAGCACATCCCGGTGCCGCAATACTATGATCTGCTCAAGGAGGTGCCGGCCACCGCGGCCCACGCCGTCGAGGGCTATCGCACGTTCGCCGGCCACAATTACGTGATCGACGAATCCAAGACCCTGCCCGGCAGCTTCCTGGGGGAGGGCGTGAGCTGCCCCGACACCGACACCGGCGAATTCGGCATCCTCAAGGCCTCTGACGGCTATTTCGCGCTGCTCGCCGCCCATGACCACCGCAACCGCTTCGTCGGCACGCACGACGGCCTGACGCTCCTCGCCACGCCCACCTGCGGTTTCGGCTCCTACGGTCCGGCCCCGGCCCAGCGCGCCACCAGGCTCGTGGAGTTCGACATCAGGCACCCCTACAACCCCCGCACCCAGCTTCTGGAATACGGCGAGCTGGTGGGCAAGCCCGGCTCCCACAAGGCCTACACCTACGCGCTCAACGGCGCCCCCGACGCCGCCGAGGAGGGCACGAACCTGCTGCGCCGCCCCAAGCTCATCGCCCAGCTGCTGCGCAAGATGCACCTTAAGAAATAG
- a CDS encoding NAD(P)-dependent alcohol dehydrogenase, which produces MKGIVYKDFGAPKDSLAVEETARPTPADNQILVRVKASSLNLADYMRFIEPVMGKEMSPMMRNMDENVIHALGKVLGVDVAGVVEEVGSDVTDVKPGDEVFGATPMLIGAWAEYAVINDGDLYLKPENLTFEEAATLPAAAQVALSEVRLGDVKPGQSVLINGATGGVGLFTLQVAKAFGAKVTAVCSTHNIELVKKFGADKVIDYTKEDFTKSSDRYDCILAVNGYATLEQYRDLLADGGVYIPVGGMQQSGEARQRGKECFEGTGKSLRSIGFAQMKKEYPYIKELAESKAITPVIDKTFAITDIAEAIEFAVRNHPQGKIALSMNF; this is translated from the coding sequence GTTGAGGAGACCGCACGTCCCACTCCGGCCGACAACCAGATTCTGGTGCGGGTGAAGGCCTCATCGCTCAACCTCGCCGACTACATGCGCTTCATCGAGCCGGTGATGGGCAAGGAGATGAGCCCGATGATGCGCAACATGGACGAGAACGTCATCCACGCGCTGGGCAAGGTGCTGGGCGTCGATGTCGCCGGCGTGGTCGAAGAGGTCGGCAGCGACGTCACCGATGTGAAGCCTGGGGACGAGGTCTTCGGCGCCACCCCGATGCTCATCGGCGCGTGGGCGGAATACGCGGTCATCAACGACGGCGACCTCTACCTGAAGCCGGAAAACCTGACCTTCGAGGAGGCGGCCACGTTGCCCGCCGCGGCGCAGGTCGCGCTGAGCGAAGTGCGTCTTGGGGACGTGAAGCCGGGGCAAAGCGTGCTCATCAACGGCGCCACCGGTGGTGTAGGCCTTTTCACTTTGCAGGTCGCGAAGGCGTTCGGCGCCAAGGTGACCGCGGTGTGCAGCACCCACAACATCGAACTGGTGAAGAAGTTCGGCGCGGACAAGGTCATCGATTACACCAAGGAAGACTTCACCAAGTCAAGCGACCGCTACGATTGCATCCTCGCCGTGAATGGTTACGCGACGCTCGAGCAGTACCGCGACCTGCTCGCCGACGGTGGCGTCTACATTCCGGTCGGCGGCATGCAGCAGTCGGGCGAGGCCAGGCAGCGCGGCAAGGAGTGTTTCGAAGGCACCGGCAAATCGCTGCGCAGCATTGGGTTCGCGCAGATGAAGAAGGAATATCCCTATATCAAGGAACTCGCCGAAAGCAAGGCCATCACGCCGGTGATCGACAAGACCTTCGCCATCACCGATATCGCCGAGGCCATCGAATTCGCCGTGCGCAACCACCCGCAGGGCAAGATCGCGCTCAGCATGAACTTCTGA
- the leuC gene encoding 3-isopropylmalate dehydratase large subunit, giving the protein MASTLAEKVWADHLVRQGENGAPDLIYIDLMLMHEVTSPQAFEGLRLAGRKPRHTDLLIATEDHNTPTFNIDQPNPDKVSAIQLNTLEKNCKEFGVRLHPLGDADQGIVHAFAPNLGLTQPGMTIVCGDSHTSTHGAFGALAFGIGTSEVEHVMATQTLSLKPFKTMAVNVEGKLPKGVTAKDIILAIIAKIGIGGGQGHVIEYRGEAIRSLSMDARMTICNMSIEAGARAGMIAPDETTFEYLKGRPHAPTGEMWDQAVAYWKTLKTDDDATFDKEVTINAADLAPYVTWGTNPGQGSPITADVPDPAAIADAEDRQSVESALDYMGLKPGTPIKSIPVDTVFIGSCTNGRIEDLRAAASVMKGHHKAKSIHRVLVVPASSRARLQAEKEGLDKVFADFGAEWRNAGCSMCLGMNPDKLVPGERSISTSNRNFEGRQGKGGRTHLASPLVAAATAIRGTISSPADL; this is encoded by the coding sequence ATGGCAAGCACATTGGCCGAAAAAGTATGGGCCGATCACCTCGTACGGCAGGGGGAGAACGGCGCCCCCGACCTCATCTACATCGATCTCATGCTCATGCACGAGGTCACCAGCCCGCAGGCGTTCGAGGGCCTGCGACTGGCCGGGCGCAAACCGCGCCACACCGACCTGCTGATCGCCACCGAGGACCACAACACCCCGACCTTCAACATCGACCAGCCCAACCCCGACAAGGTCTCCGCCATCCAGCTCAACACCTTGGAGAAGAACTGCAAGGAGTTCGGCGTGCGGTTGCATCCGCTGGGCGACGCCGACCAGGGCATCGTCCACGCCTTCGCGCCCAACCTGGGGCTCACCCAGCCGGGCATGACCATCGTCTGCGGCGATTCCCACACCTCCACGCACGGCGCGTTCGGGGCGCTGGCCTTCGGCATCGGCACGAGCGAGGTCGAGCACGTGATGGCCACGCAGACCCTCTCGCTCAAGCCGTTCAAGACCATGGCGGTCAACGTCGAGGGCAAACTGCCCAAGGGCGTCACGGCCAAGGACATCATTCTCGCGATCATCGCCAAGATCGGCATCGGCGGCGGGCAGGGCCACGTCATCGAATACCGTGGCGAGGCCATCCGCTCGCTTTCGATGGACGCGCGCATGACCATCTGCAACATGTCGATCGAGGCCGGTGCCCGTGCGGGCATGATCGCGCCCGACGAGACCACCTTCGAGTACTTGAAGGGCCGCCCTCACGCGCCGACCGGCGAGATGTGGGACCAGGCCGTGGCCTATTGGAAGACGCTTAAGACCGACGACGACGCGACCTTCGACAAGGAGGTCACCATCAACGCGGCCGACCTCGCGCCCTACGTCACCTGGGGCACCAACCCCGGGCAGGGCTCGCCGATCACCGCCGACGTGCCCGACCCGGCCGCCATCGCCGACGCCGAGGACCGCCAGTCGGTCGAATCCGCGCTCGATTACATGGGCTTGAAGCCCGGCACGCCGATCAAATCGATTCCGGTGGACACCGTGTTCATCGGCTCCTGCACCAACGGCCGCATCGAGGACCTGCGCGCCGCAGCGTCGGTGATGAAGGGCCATCACAAGGCCAAGTCCATCCACCGCGTGCTGGTGGTGCCCGCGTCGTCGCGCGCCCGCCTGCAGGCCGAAAAAGAGGGGCTCGACAAGGTCTTCGCGGACTTCGGGGCGGAATGGCGCAACGCCGGCTGCTCGATGTGCCTGGGGATGAACCCGGACAAGCTGGTGCCGGGCGAGCGCTCGATCTCGACCTCGAACCGCAACTTCGAAGGCCGCCAGGGCAAAGGAGGCCGCACCCATCTGGCCTCGCCGCTGGTCGCCGCCGCTACAGCCATCCGCGGCACGATCTCGAGTCCCGCCGATCTGTGA
- the gltX gene encoding glutamate--tRNA ligase — MTENATDSRSELPKDVRVRFCPSPTGTPHVGMVRTALFNWAEARHTHGTFVFRIEDTDNVRDTEESYNQILDALNWLHLDWDEGINVGGPDGPYRQSERGDIYRDVAAKLLEAGYAYESYSTSEEIEARNVAAGRPKAFGYDGYDRNLTDEQKAAFKAEGRKPALRIKMPDEDIAFDDLIRGHIEFKAGSVPDYVIVRPNGDPLYTLTNPVDDALMRINVVLRGEDLLSSTPRQVVLYRYLMKLGIAKEMPLFGHMPYVMGKGKKKLSKRDPESNLFLHRENGFIPEGLLNYLALLGWSIAPDRDVFSMDEMVEKFDIRDVKANPAHFDIDKAISINAEHIRMLEPQDFLNRSVPYLHHDGVVSADSWDELTDRERTILTAAAPLVQPRVRLLGEVAGMAGSLLSEDEYIEPADDARKTLKDSAPEVLDKAITALSDVAEADWKTDNLHETLNKALVEDGGFKPRLAFGPVRVAMSGRRVSPPLFESMEIVGKPLTLARLKGLREHL; from the coding sequence ATGACTGAAAACGCAACTGATTCAAGATCTGAACTGCCCAAAGACGTCCGTGTTCGCTTCTGCCCGTCGCCCACCGGAACCCCGCACGTCGGCATGGTGCGCACCGCCCTGTTCAACTGGGCCGAGGCGCGGCACACGCACGGCACCTTCGTCTTCCGTATCGAAGACACCGACAACGTGCGAGACACCGAGGAGAGCTACAACCAGATTCTCGACGCCCTGAACTGGCTTCACCTCGACTGGGACGAGGGCATCAACGTCGGCGGCCCCGACGGCCCGTACCGTCAGTCCGAGCGCGGCGATATTTATCGCGACGTCGCGGCGAAATTACTTGAGGCCGGCTATGCCTATGAGTCCTACTCCACCTCCGAGGAGATCGAGGCGCGTAACGTCGCCGCAGGCCGCCCGAAGGCGTTCGGTTACGACGGCTACGACCGCAACCTGACCGACGAACAGAAGGCCGCGTTCAAGGCCGAGGGCCGCAAGCCCGCGCTGCGCATCAAGATGCCCGACGAGGATATCGCCTTCGACGACCTTATTCGCGGCCACATCGAGTTCAAAGCTGGTTCGGTTCCTGATTACGTCATCGTGCGACCGAACGGCGACCCGCTTTACACGCTCACCAACCCGGTCGACGACGCGCTCATGCGCATCAACGTCGTGCTGCGCGGCGAGGATCTGCTGAGTTCCACGCCCCGCCAGGTCGTGCTCTACCGTTACCTGATGAAGCTCGGCATTGCCAAGGAAATGCCGCTCTTCGGCCACATGCCCTACGTCATGGGCAAGGGCAAGAAGAAGCTCTCCAAGCGTGATCCGGAGTCCAACCTCTTCCTGCACCGCGAGAACGGCTTCATTCCCGAAGGTCTTTTGAACTATCTGGCGCTGCTCGGCTGGTCGATTGCACCCGACCGCGACGTGTTCAGCATGGACGAGATGGTCGAGAAATTCGACATTCGCGACGTGAAGGCCAACCCGGCCCACTTCGACATCGACAAGGCCATCTCCATCAACGCCGAGCACATCCGCATGCTCGAGCCGCAGGACTTCCTCAACCGCTCCGTGCCGTATCTGCACCACGACGGCGTCGTTTCCGCCGATTCGTGGGACGAGCTCACCGACCGCGAACGCACGATTCTCACCGCCGCCGCACCGCTGGTCCAGCCGCGTGTACGCCTGCTTGGCGAGGTCGCTGGCATGGCCGGAAGCCTGCTGAGCGAGGACGAGTACATCGAGCCCGCCGACGACGCCCGCAAGACGCTCAAGGACTCCGCGCCCGAGGTGCTCGACAAGGCCATCACCGCGCTCAGCGACGTCGCCGAGGCCGATTGGAAGACCGACAACCTCCACGAGACGCTCAACAAGGCGTTGGTCGAGGACGGCGGTTTCAAGCCGCGTCTGGCGTTCGGCCCGGTGCGCGTGGCCATGTCCGGCCGCCGCGTCTCTCCGCCGCTCTTCGAGTCCATGGAGATCGTCGGCAAGCCGCTGACCCTCGCCCGTCTCAAGGGTCTGCGCGAGCACCTGTGA